The nucleotide sequence TCGAGCAAGCATTAGTAGTCATCAAGTACCGGCAAGTCGGACACCGAAGTTTGCAAAGCTTTGGCCAATCGGTCGAGCTGCTGAAATTTACCGTATTTAATCGGTTGATGATCGGCGTCGTATAGGCGGTAGTAATACGGGTAAGTTTTGACCTCGCCGTTAAAGGCTTTGGTGGTGGTTGGGGAGGGAATGCGTTTAATGTACCAACCTGGCGACTGTTGCTTTAGAATGCGCTTTACTTTGGCGTAATGGTTAAAAGCCATGCATCTAGCATAGCAGGCCAGACGATTACTAGCTGCAGAAGACCGTCAAAAACCGAAGCTGTTGTAAATATATAAGCATTAGCATAAAATGGAAGAAATAGGGCATAAAAAGGTAAAAGCAAATGCAAAAAGCGGCAATAATAAAACGAATGAGTGTCGTAGGGCTCACACTTGGGCTCGCGATGGCAATTTTAGGCATAGCGGCGCTGAGTAGCCAGCCAGCCAGCGCAGCAACCTTTACTGTTACTAATACTAACGATACCGGTGCTGGCTCCTTGAGGCAGGCGATTACCGATGCCAACGCGGTAGCTGGTAGTCATACCATCACCTTTAATATTCCAGGCGCCGGCCCTCATGTTATTACGCCGGTTACTGCCTTACCACTTCTAGGGAATACTACCCATGCCTCCCATTCGATCATTATCGATGGCTGTAGCCAACCAGGATCAATCTGTAGCGCCTTCCCCTTGACCTTGAAAGTGCAAATAAACGGAGTAAATGTCAATGTAACCAACTCAGGGGTTTTCGGTGTAATCAGAACCCGAGACGGCGGCATGACCATACGCGGGCTATCAATTACAAACTCCCAAGTAGCGGCGATTCGAGGCCATCGTACCGCAATGGATGGTCAGTTTTGGCATCCTAATAATTTAGTTGCTGAGTATAATTACATCGGTCTCATGCCAGACGGTACGGCAGCACCCAATGCTCTAGGAGTCGGGCTCATAAATAGCCTCGGTGGTATATCTGGTGGCGATAACGATCGGGTGTCAAATAATGTCATCAGCAGCAACACCGGGACAGCCCTAATTACAAACAGCGGTGGTGGGTTTTCACCCGTGCAGCCGATGGATGATCTGATAATTGAAAATAACATTGTCGGACTTGACCCAACCGGCACTCAGCCGCGTCCAAACGGTAACGGTCTCAGCATTACGGGCACAAACAATGCCATCGTCCGGAATAACACGGTCGCCCACAACACCGGCTTTGGTATGGAATTTAGAATCCAAAGCATTAATTTGCTCGTGCAGAACAACACCGTTCGTAATAACGGTACACAGGGCATGACCTTCTCGCGCGGGGCAATTGTCAGCCCAGAGTTTGTCGGGCCAGTCACCATGACAGGCAATACCATTACCGGTAATACCCAAAATGGTATTCTCATTACCGATTCGCCCGATATCACCATAGGCGGTGCCGCAGCGGCAGAAGCAAATACCATTTCTGATAACGGAGCGAACGGCATAAATGTGACGGGTGCGCTGGCGGTAAATACCGACGTTTTAGGCAACCAGATTAACGATAACGGACAGTACGGCGTCCGTATTACTGGTTCGGCTTCGAATGCAACTATTGACGGTAATACTGCCAGTTCTAACACGAACGCTGGTATAGCGGTGAGTAGCGGGTCTGCTGTGCAAATTACTAACAACGCTGTCACTTCATCGGTGCAAAATGGTCTGGAGCTGACCAGCTCGAACAACCTTACCATTACGGGCAACGATATTAACAATAATGACTACGGTATTGTTGGCACCAGCGTGAATAATGCAACGCTCCACGACAACACCATCGCCACTAATGCCAGCGATGGTATATCGCTGATGAGCAGTAATAATGTCACTATTGGTGGTATCGCCGCAGGCCAAGCAAACCACATACATGCCAACGGCGGCGTTGGCGTAGGGGTTGGGTTGAGTGCCAGCGATGCAAGCACAGCGGTTAGCGTTCGCGGTAATAGTATCCACGACAACCAAGGCCTTGGGATCGATCTTGGCTCGAATGATGTCACTGCGAACGATGGCGCACCCGATGCCGATGTAGGACCGAATACCTTCATTGACTTTCCGGTTATCACCTCTGTCACTCGTGGTTCGGTAATAGTCGGTGGCACATATGAAGGCGCTGCCAACCAAACTTACAATCTAGACTTTTACGTAAATACTGCCGCGGATGCTTCTGGCTACGGTGAAGGGCAGACCTACGTAGGATCAGGCACGGTAACCACGGATGCAAGCGGCTTGGTAGCTTATGAATTCACCTTCCCTGGCACCCTTCCTACGGGTGGAGTGGTGTCTGCAACCGCTACCGATGCGAGCAACAATACTTCGGAATTTAGCCTTGCAGCCCTAGCCAACCCAACGGCAATCGATAACACCGTAACCGTCACAGTTGGTCAACCAGTCATCATTAACGTGCTGGCGAACGACACTACTGAGGGACCGGCTCTCGATCCAGCTAGCGTGCGCTTAATTGATCCGGCCACTGATGCTGAAGTTATGACCCTAACAGTAGCTGGCGAAGGCGTCTGGCAGGTTAATCCCGACGGCACCATCACTTTTACCCCTGGGGCCGGGTTTGTCGGCACTACAACCCCAGTTAATTACCTAGTAGCAGATGTCGATGGCGCGGTGTCAAACCCAGCTGCTATAACCGTCACGGTGGCTGAAATTGTCGGCGACACGCCTCCCGGCTCTGGTACGCCTGGTACCGGCACGAATACACCTGGCGGCCTTGCAGATACCGGCCAGAGCGTAATGGGCGTCTTGATTGCAGCCTTACTACTTGTGGGTAGTGGCGTAATCGCAGTAAAGCGTTTACGAGCACACTACTAAAAAATCGAAGAAGCGCTCGGGCAATCCGAGCGCTTCTTCGATTTCCAGAAGTTTACATAGAGATGCGGCTGAAAAAAGACTAGTCTTCAGCTTCAATTCTGGCGACAAGGTCGTTCATAGCCACGACTTCTGACGTACCCGCAGCTAGTTGCTTAAGCGAGACCGTGCCACTACTCACTTCCTGATCCCCAATAATAACCGCCCAAGTAAAACCCATTCGATCAGCGTAACGCAGCTTCTTTTTAATAGCATTTGGCTCGCTGTAAAGCACAACGGCGTGACCTGCTGTTCGTAAGTTGTGTGCCACGGTTAGGCTGGTTGGTACCTGCTGCTCGCTCAGCGGCATGACCACAATACTTGCCGGGCTCATCGTTTCAGCGTTAATAACCCCAAGCTCGCGCAGCTTGTAGAAAAGCCGCGACAAGCCAATCGAAATTCCTACACCCGGGAGTTTGGTGTTGGTGTAGTGGCTGGCAAGGTTGTCATATCGTCCGCCCGAACAAACGCTGCCAAGCTCGGGGTAGTCGTTGAGGGTTGTTTCATAGACGGTGCCGGTGTAGTAATCTAACCCACGGGCGATTTTTAAATCAATCTGGAACCGCCGTTCAGGGACTTGCATGACGCGCAGCGCTTTGACTACTTGGGTAAGCTTTGCAAGGCCGTCTTTAAATTGTGCAGCGCTTATTTCCATGTCTTGCAGCTGCGATAAGATTTCGTCATTGGTGCCTGAAATAGCAGTGAAGTCCAGCACGGCCTCGGTTTGTTCATTGCTAAGACCTAGTTTATGCAGTTCCTGAACTAACTCCTCGCGCGAGATTTTTTCAATTTTATCAATTATGCGCAGCACTTCTTTTGAGGTTTCAGCTAGCCCAATTCCTTCAAAAAAGCCGTTGAGCACCAGGCGGTTATTGAT is from Verrucomicrobiia bacterium and encodes:
- a CDS encoding right-handed parallel beta-helix repeat-containing protein; translated protein: MQKAAIIKRMSVVGLTLGLAMAILGIAALSSQPASAATFTVTNTNDTGAGSLRQAITDANAVAGSHTITFNIPGAGPHVITPVTALPLLGNTTHASHSIIIDGCSQPGSICSAFPLTLKVQINGVNVNVTNSGVFGVIRTRDGGMTIRGLSITNSQVAAIRGHRTAMDGQFWHPNNLVAEYNYIGLMPDGTAAPNALGVGLINSLGGISGGDNDRVSNNVISSNTGTALITNSGGGFSPVQPMDDLIIENNIVGLDPTGTQPRPNGNGLSITGTNNAIVRNNTVAHNTGFGMEFRIQSINLLVQNNTVRNNGTQGMTFSRGAIVSPEFVGPVTMTGNTITGNTQNGILITDSPDITIGGAAAAEANTISDNGANGINVTGALAVNTDVLGNQINDNGQYGVRITGSASNATIDGNTASSNTNAGIAVSSGSAVQITNNAVTSSVQNGLELTSSNNLTITGNDINNNDYGIVGTSVNNATLHDNTIATNASDGISLMSSNNVTIGGIAAGQANHIHANGGVGVGVGLSASDASTAVSVRGNSIHDNQGLGIDLGSNDVTANDGAPDADVGPNTFIDFPVITSVTRGSVIVGGTYEGAANQTYNLDFYVNTAADASGYGEGQTYVGSGTVTTDASGLVAYEFTFPGTLPTGGVVSATATDASNNTSEFSLAALANPTAIDNTVTVTVGQPVIINVLANDTTEGPALDPASVRLIDPATDAEVMTLTVAGEGVWQVNPDGTITFTPGAGFVGTTTPVNYLVADVDGAVSNPAAITVTVAEIVGDTPPGSGTPGTGTNTPGGLADTGQSVMGVLIAALLLVGSGVIAVKRLRAHY
- the hisS gene encoding histidine--tRNA ligase, translating into MGTVQPRTPSGFPEYLPQEQLEFNRLLAIIRDTYERYGFSPIDTPDLELSEVLLTKSGGETEQQVYRFQKGSNDLTMRFDLTVPLARYTAQHEGQLIFPFRRYHIGKVHRGERAQAGRFREFYQCDIDIIGSESPIVDAEFPAVINEIFEQFNFGEFTIRINNRLVLNGFFEGIGLAETSKEVLRIIDKIEKISREELVQELHKLGLSNEQTEAVLDFTAISGTNDEILSQLQDMEISAAQFKDGLAKLTQVVKALRVMQVPERRFQIDLKIARGLDYYTGTVYETTLNDYPELGSVCSGGRYDNLASHYTNTKLPGVGISIGLSRLFYKLRELGVINAETMSPASIVVMPLSEQQVPTSLTVAHNLRTAGHAVVLYSEPNAIKKKLRYADRMGFTWAVIIGDQEVSSGTVSLKQLAAGTSEVVAMNDLVARIEAED